In one Yarrowia lipolytica chromosome 1A, complete sequence genomic region, the following are encoded:
- a CDS encoding uncharacterized protein (Compare to YALI0A17809g, similar to Saccharomyces cerevisiae PSY2 (YNL201C); ancestral locus Anc_2.48, weakly similar to uniprot|P40164 Saccharomyces cerevisiae YNL201c) produces METPTRPHRVKVYELDSGQWVDKGTGYCTGETRGPSKQPYLVVQNEDCFGFILDTHVTGSIQYQKQQDTLIVWSESGRNDLALSFQEAKGCKIICDFLLSMIQKKYAPDISLVAVINTADGGEVHEPISVPLTMPPPPDLQNLLTVEECLTAAVVCASQSTRDQMIGFVIDHDYIGLLHPLLQQAEDQHLLQQLHHLCCAVKRLIQLNDSQILEQLLSDDHIMFTVGCLEYDPEYPRLKANHRQYLQNESRFKQVIPISNAAICDKIRQTFRIQFLKDVVLARLLDDQTFTILTNMIYFSQTEIIGWISGDENYLEALFGLFEHEDEDRDFTLDARNAANAPDTEEINFCSEDLNPHTGVDLQEPATEPDTPNRKNKRDEEDVDVNHEAETSPKKLKVEVSEVEVEGDLENSSPITPTLPQEFPTLPQPTLSYLTPKFLVSDEKRREAVRFIHTCCLTAKNLQTQQRSVLFGQFIKHGLFRLVAFALKDDSILIRSLGTELVVTLVDHDANLVRGIGQTAEMAAAAGGPGDTTPDVSMMDVTNIVEEAVDQPALHNILIDLLIAERDMGLRTQAVETLKALFDPETGERAEKYIRQLYNGPMLRLFGPLVEESGSDFTLYEHLCDLLSFCSISHGFIARDFFIHNKIWVAMSRLVLVSNKQMQLAAIRSLKGALVGGDELVLSHLIENKVFGPILTLLVQLGNRNNLMHSACLDFLHIVRVGVTKPETRASMARVQAHLVDEYTLELQQLAYTGVATTLLEIPPPVPGSDDTEPNSPTQAKAQDSLRSRNCLVKNPTSSTTPKRRLVARTAEEQREAIEAVRRKNILEHQMREERERGAQGDREQGSEAPQTQEGVGEETQEGVTSSVEMAPAVGNLS; encoded by the coding sequence ATGGAGACGCCCACCCGACCGCACCGTGTCAAGGTGTATGAGCTGGATTCCGGCCAATGGGTCGACAAGGGCACCGGCTACTGCACGGGCGAGACTCGAGGTCCGTCCAAGCAGCCGTATCTGGTGGTACAAAACGAGGACTGTTTCGGGTTCATTCTAGACACCCATGTGACGGGATCCATTCAGtaccagaagcagcaggaTACGTTGATTGTGTGGAGCGAGAGTGGCCGCAACGATCTGGCGCTGTCGTTCCAGGAGGCCAAGGGCTGTAAGATCATCTGCGATTTCTTGCTCAGCATGATTCAGAAGAAGTATGCTCCAGACATCAGTCTTGTGGCGGTCATCAACACCGCCGATGGAGGAGAGGTCCATGAACCCATCAGCGTGCCTCTAACCATGCCGCCACCCCCGGATCTGCAAAACCTGCTTACTGTTGAGGAGTGCTTGAcggctgctgttgtttgtgCCTCTCAATCGACCCGCGACCAAATGATCGGCTTTGTGATCGACCACGACTACATTGGCCTGTTACATCCGCTGCTACAGCAGGCCGAGGACCAGCATCTGTTGCAGCAATTGCACCATTTGTGCTGCGCAGTGAAACGGCTCATCCAGCTCAACGACTCTCAGATCCTTGAACAGCTCCTTTCCGACGACCACATCATGTTCACGGTTGGCTGCCTGGAGTATGACCCCGAGTACCCGCGACTAAAGGCCAACCACCGGCAGTATCTACAGAACGAGTCGCGGTTCAAGCAGGTGATTCCCATTTCCAACGCTGCGATTTGCGACAAGATTCGCCAGACGTTCCGCATCCAATTTCTCAAAGATGTGGTGTTGGCACGGCTGCTGGACGACCAAACCTTTACGATTCTCACCAACATGATTTACTTCTCACAAACGGAAATCATTGGCTGGATTTCCGGCGATGAAAACTACCTGGAGGCGTTGTTTGGGCTGTTTGAGCATGAGGACGAAGATAGAGACTTCACTCTGGACGCCCGCAACGCAGCCAATGCACCGGACACGGAGGAGATCAACTTTTGCAGTGAAGACCTCAATCCACATACGGGCGTTGACCTCCAAGAACCTGCCACAGAACCAGATACCCCGAACCGCAAGAACAAAAgagatgaggaggatgtCGACGTAAACCACGAGGCAGAAACGAGCCCaaagaagctcaaggtggaggttTCGGAGGTGGAGGTAGAAGGAGATCTTGAAAACAGCTCACCAATCACTCCCACTCTACCGCAGGAGTTTCCGACGCTTCCGCAGCCTACTCTGTCTTATTTGACGCCAAAGTTTCTTGTATCGGACGAAAAACGACGAGAGGCAGTGCGGTTCATTCACACATGCTGTTTAACGGCCAAAAACCTGCAAACTCAGCAGAGATCTGTGCTTTTTGGACAGTTTATCAAACACGGACTGTTTCGTCTGGTGGCGTTTGCGCTCAAAGACGACAGTATTCTGATCCGAAGTCTCGGGACGGAGCTGGTGGTGACCCTAGTGGACCATGATGCCAATCTGGTCCGAGGAATCGGGCAAACTGCAGAGATGGCTGCCGCCGCTGGAGGACCAGGAGATACCACCCCCGACGTGTCCATGATGGACGTGACTAACATCGTTGAAGAGGCAGTGGATCAGCCGGCACTACACAATATTCTGATTGATTTGCTGATAGCGGAGCGCGACATGGGGCTTCGAACGCAGGCTGTGGAGACGTTGAAGGCGCTGTTTGACCCCGAAACCGGCGAGCGTGCGGAAAAGTATATTCGACAGCTTTACAATGGCCCGATGCTGAGACTGTTTGGGCCACTGGTTGAGGAGTCGGGCTCGGATTTCACGCTTTACGAGCACCTGTGTGACCTGCTGAGCTTTTGTTCAATCTCGCACGGCTTCATCGCACGGGATTTCTTCATCCATAACAAAATCTGGGTCGCCATGTCGCGCTTGGTGTTGGTTTCCAACAAGCAGATGCAGCTGGCGGCGATCCGGAGTCTCAAGGGCGCGCTGGTGGGCGGCGACGAGTTGGTTCTATCGCACTTGATTGAAAATAAGGTGTTTGGACCCATTTTGACGCTTCTGGTGCAGCTTGGAAACCGCAACAATCTCATGCACTCAGCGTGTCTCGACTTTTTGCATATCGTGCGAGTTGGTGTCACCAAACCTGAGACCCGTGCTTCGATGGCACGTGTCCAAGCCCATCTTGTCGACGAGTACACTCTGGAGTTACAGCAGCTTGCATACACTGGTGTGGCCACTACCCTGTTAGAGATACCGCCTCCGGTACCTGGCTCAGACGACACAGAGCCTAACTCGCCGACACAGGCCAAGGCCCAGGATTCGCTGCGATCGCGCAACTGTCTGGTCAAAAATCCGACCTCGTCCACTACGCCCAAGCGACGGCTAGTGGCACGCACCGCTGAAGAGCAGAGAGAGGCAATTGAGGCCGTGAGAAGGAAAAATATTCTGGAGCATCAGATGAGGGAGGAGCGAGAGCGCGGGGCTCAAGGGGACAGGGAGCAGGGCTCGGAGGCTCCGCAGACACAGGAAGGTGTGGGGGAAGAGACCCAGGAAGGGGTGACTTCGAGTGTAGAGATGGCGCCTGCAGTAGGTAACCTCAGTTAG